A genomic segment from Janibacter sp. DB-40 encodes:
- a CDS encoding VWA domain-containing protein, which translates to MPSPDPLGTRLVDLGRALRRHGVKVGTSEITDAAAAARVLGVDDRERLRAGTAAAMMRRSSDRELFDQLFDIHFPAAVGQRTGEDDAPAPTDSAGARERAAAIRDELVEALAHADDAALDRLAARALAELGRLSNEASTGGWSAHQAIERLAPQTAIAAALQRARDAGDVTGGSGEGSGGSGSGSGGASGGGGAGEGSPTRFSDRFDRDEIRSRVGHFRRRVETEAARRNAEVRGRDRISRYGVRNPLERKDFLLTGTTEAAELQAAIGPLSRKLAAKLAARQRRHARGAIDIRRTLRAAMSTGGVPIRPTHRRRHRSRADIVLLCDMSGSVAGFSRFTMMLLQSLAGVFRRVRFIGFVNVCDDITELVRDSRVGEDIRERVSREATMTRWHGSSDYGAAFEDAVEHHIDAIGPRSTLLVLGDARTNGTDPKVDALRELVTRAKHAVWLNPEPAGQWDTGDSVAGRYAEVIDMHEVRNIDQLRQFVSRLPVS; encoded by the coding sequence GTGCCCTCGCCTGATCCCCTGGGCACGCGCCTCGTCGACCTCGGCCGGGCGTTGCGCCGGCACGGGGTCAAGGTGGGCACCTCCGAGATCACCGACGCCGCGGCCGCGGCGCGGGTGCTCGGCGTGGACGACCGCGAGCGCCTGCGTGCCGGGACGGCGGCGGCGATGATGCGCCGCTCCTCCGACCGGGAGCTCTTCGACCAGCTCTTCGACATCCACTTCCCTGCCGCCGTCGGGCAGCGCACCGGCGAGGACGACGCCCCCGCCCCCACCGACTCCGCGGGCGCGCGCGAGCGGGCCGCGGCGATCCGCGACGAGCTGGTCGAGGCCCTCGCGCACGCCGACGACGCCGCGCTCGACCGGCTCGCCGCACGCGCACTGGCCGAGCTCGGCCGCCTGTCCAACGAGGCGAGCACCGGCGGGTGGTCGGCGCACCAGGCGATCGAGCGCCTCGCACCCCAGACCGCGATCGCAGCGGCGTTGCAGCGAGCACGCGACGCCGGGGACGTCACCGGCGGTTCCGGTGAGGGCTCAGGGGGATCAGGGTCGGGATCCGGCGGGGCGTCCGGTGGGGGCGGCGCCGGCGAAGGGAGCCCCACCCGCTTCAGCGACCGGTTCGACCGGGACGAGATCCGCTCCCGCGTCGGCCACTTCCGCCGTCGCGTCGAGACCGAGGCCGCCCGGCGCAACGCCGAGGTCCGCGGTCGCGATCGCATCTCGCGCTACGGGGTCCGGAACCCGTTGGAGCGCAAGGACTTCCTGCTCACCGGCACCACGGAGGCGGCAGAGCTGCAGGCCGCGATCGGTCCGCTCTCGCGCAAGCTCGCGGCCAAGCTCGCCGCCCGGCAACGGCGGCACGCCCGCGGAGCGATCGACATCCGTCGCACCCTGCGCGCAGCGATGTCAACTGGTGGTGTCCCCATCCGTCCCACGCACCGTCGTCGGCACCGCAGCCGGGCCGACATCGTCCTGCTGTGCGACATGTCCGGCTCCGTCGCGGGGTTCTCCCGGTTCACGATGATGCTGCTGCAGTCCCTGGCCGGTGTCTTCCGCCGGGTGCGGTTCATCGGCTTCGTCAACGTGTGCGACGACATCACCGAGCTGGTCCGGGACAGCCGGGTGGGCGAGGACATCCGCGAGCGCGTCTCGCGCGAGGCGACGATGACCCGGTGGCACGGGTCGAGCGACTACGGCGCCGCCTTCGAGGACGCCGTCGAGCACCACATCGACGCCATCGGGCCGCGCTCGACCCTGCTCGTGCTCGGCGATGCCCGTACCAACGGCACCGACCCGAAGGTCGACGCCCTGCGTGAGCTCGTCACCCGCGCGAAGCACGCCGTCTGGCTCAACCCCGAGCCCGCCGGCCAGTGGGACACCGGCGACTCCGTGGCCGGGAGGTACGCCGAGGTCATCGACATGCACGAGGTGCGCAACATCGACCAGTTGCGGCAGTTCGTCTCCCGGCTGCCGGTGAGCTGA
- a CDS encoding response regulator transcription factor, whose protein sequence is MTGTAPPRLLVVEDDPTINEALTDRFEAEGFAVVRAYDGPGAVAAYEEHSPDLVVLDLMLPGFDGLEVCRRIQADRPVPVLMLTARDEESDIIVGLGVGADDYLTKPFRMREVVARVRALLRRVERAAELQREGEGLEQTLRHHGLVLDARTRRCTVDGDPVHLTPTEFDVLVLLAREPGAVLHREHIATELWGWDDSSRTLDTHVKSLRAKVGHTRIRTVHGIGYALDDGVAQ, encoded by the coding sequence ATGACCGGCACCGCACCCCCACGCCTGCTCGTCGTCGAGGACGACCCGACGATCAACGAGGCGCTCACCGACCGCTTCGAGGCGGAGGGTTTCGCGGTGGTGCGGGCGTACGACGGCCCGGGAGCGGTCGCCGCGTACGAGGAGCACTCCCCCGACCTCGTCGTCCTCGACCTGATGCTGCCGGGATTCGACGGGCTCGAGGTCTGCCGACGCATCCAGGCCGACCGCCCGGTGCCCGTCCTCATGCTCACCGCACGCGACGAGGAGAGCGACATCATCGTCGGTCTCGGGGTCGGGGCCGACGACTACCTGACCAAGCCCTTCCGGATGCGCGAGGTCGTCGCCCGGGTCCGGGCGCTGCTGCGTCGGGTCGAGCGCGCCGCCGAGCTGCAGCGCGAGGGCGAGGGCCTCGAGCAGACCCTCCGGCACCACGGTCTCGTCCTGGACGCCCGCACCCGCAGGTGCACCGTCGACGGGGATCCGGTGCACCTGACGCCGACCGAGTTCGACGTCCTCGTGCTGCTCGCCCGCGAGCCCGGGGCGGTGCTGCACCGCGAGCACATCGCCACCGAGCTGTGGGGGTGGGACGACTCCAGCCGCACGCTCGACACCCACGTGAAGTCCCTGCGCGCCAAGGTCGGGCACACCCGCATCCGCACGGTGCACGGCATCGGCTACGCCCTCGACGACGGGGTGGCGCAGTGA
- a CDS encoding ATP-binding protein, whose amino-acid sequence MSGTEPLVGLASIRARLAVLVGASVLVAAVVGAVGTDAGVPLWLALPATIALALVVTQWLARGMTTPLRQMTEAAERMARGDYGARITTTGSDEVATLARAFATMARDLEQAEEHRRRLVATVAHELRTPLSAQRALLENLVDGVTAPSDASLGKALTQSERLSSLVADLLDLSRPDGGVPLSPSRVVVADLVESAVGEASLQSREVTLVTDVQPADLTVTGDRARLAQVTANLLDNAVRHSPPGGTVSVIARRDDDQWSLTVTDEGPGLSPQRAARLFHRFGPGGDEGGGTGLGLAIAAWVADMHGGAIRALTSGDPGARLRMTLPLEPHGPNDSSWPMATSPHQQPLPHRPPRPTRSPP is encoded by the coding sequence GTGAGCGGCACCGAGCCCCTCGTCGGCCTGGCCTCGATCCGCGCCCGGCTGGCCGTCCTCGTCGGCGCGAGCGTCCTCGTCGCCGCGGTGGTCGGGGCCGTCGGCACGGATGCGGGCGTCCCCCTCTGGCTCGCCCTGCCCGCGACGATCGCCCTCGCGCTCGTGGTCACCCAGTGGCTCGCGAGGGGGATGACGACGCCCCTGCGCCAGATGACCGAGGCGGCCGAGCGGATGGCCCGCGGTGACTACGGCGCCCGGATCACGACGACGGGCAGCGACGAGGTCGCCACCCTCGCACGAGCCTTCGCGACGATGGCCCGCGACCTGGAGCAGGCGGAGGAGCACCGGCGCAGGCTCGTCGCCACCGTCGCGCACGAGCTGCGCACCCCCCTGAGCGCCCAGCGGGCCCTCCTGGAGAACCTCGTCGACGGGGTCACCGCACCGAGCGACGCCTCGCTCGGCAAGGCACTCACCCAGTCCGAGCGGCTCAGCTCCCTCGTCGCCGACCTGCTGGACCTCTCCCGACCCGACGGCGGCGTCCCCCTCTCCCCCAGCCGGGTCGTCGTCGCCGACCTCGTCGAGTCCGCCGTGGGCGAGGCGTCCCTCCAGAGCCGCGAGGTCACCCTCGTCACCGACGTGCAGCCGGCCGACCTCACCGTCACCGGCGACCGCGCCCGCCTGGCCCAGGTCACCGCCAACCTCCTCGACAACGCCGTGCGCCACAGCCCGCCGGGCGGCACCGTCTCGGTCATTGCCCGCCGCGACGACGACCAGTGGTCGCTCACCGTCACCGACGAGGGGCCGGGGTTGTCACCGCAGCGGGCCGCCCGCCTCTTCCACCGCTTCGGTCCCGGCGGGGACGAAGGGGGTGGCACCGGCCTCGGTCTGGCCATCGCCGCGTGGGTCGCCGACATGCACGGCGGCGCGATCCGCGCCCTCACCTCGGGCGACCCCGGGGCACGGCTGCGCATGACGCTGCCCCTCGAGCCGCACGGACCGAACGACTCCTCGTGGCCGATGGCCACCTCCCCGCACCAGCAGCCCCTCCCCCATCGCCCACCCCGACCCACCCGGAGCCCACCATGA
- a CDS encoding DUF4173 domain-containing protein has product MTTPTAPTTTAAETPPSSLIARWWPERVTAARPDLLLAALGVGVVAAILLPDNAIGLGLLIVLTCGGLAIWLASPRRTAPWSWVAAGLSLPLAATTVLRDNPGFTFIAVAVAGALGATSCTGARTLPGIVAAVAAWPFSALRGLPLLDRTIKAMARQGRTWSVLRTAAVSLVLLLVFGGLLASADAVLGSWASRLVPELSDMVVFRTFTLVFFTGITLTGLYLAINPPHVDRIRGGSPRIPMWEWAVPLGVVIAIFVAFIAAQAAAMFGGHDYVLRTTGVTYAESAREGFGQLTVATALVLLLVAGVRARGRADSDRERRVMTVMNAALCLLTLVVVASALRRMALYQEAFGYTVLRVSVDLFEIWLGVVVLAVLVSLFTPTRRWLGRTVLVSAALVTIIWSVGNTSAWVAERNIDRWEATGSLDERYLARLPADAAPAIHESALPREVKACILRASPSPDASDDGLPGWNLARERAADIRAQYPAPRTCTLSTD; this is encoded by the coding sequence ATGACCACGCCAACGGCGCCCACCACCACCGCTGCGGAGACGCCCCCTTCGTCCCTGATCGCACGGTGGTGGCCCGAGCGGGTCACGGCTGCCCGGCCGGACCTGCTCCTGGCCGCCCTCGGCGTCGGGGTCGTTGCAGCGATCCTGCTGCCGGACAACGCGATCGGACTCGGGCTCCTCATCGTGCTCACCTGCGGCGGCCTCGCGATCTGGCTTGCCTCGCCCCGCCGCACTGCGCCGTGGTCGTGGGTCGCGGCAGGGCTGTCCCTGCCGCTCGCCGCGACGACGGTGCTCCGCGACAACCCGGGTTTCACCTTCATCGCCGTCGCAGTCGCCGGCGCCCTCGGCGCGACCTCGTGCACCGGCGCCCGCACCCTCCCGGGGATCGTGGCCGCGGTCGCGGCCTGGCCGTTCTCGGCGCTGCGGGGCCTCCCCCTGCTCGACCGGACCATCAAGGCCATGGCCCGGCAGGGCAGGACCTGGTCGGTGCTGCGGACCGCCGCCGTGAGTCTCGTGCTGCTCCTCGTCTTCGGGGGTCTGCTCGCCTCGGCCGACGCCGTCCTCGGGTCGTGGGCGTCGAGGCTCGTACCCGAGCTGAGCGACATGGTCGTCTTCCGGACCTTCACCCTCGTCTTCTTCACCGGCATCACCCTCACCGGGCTCTACCTGGCCATCAATCCGCCCCACGTCGACCGCATCCGTGGTGGCTCGCCGCGGATCCCGATGTGGGAGTGGGCGGTCCCCCTGGGCGTCGTCATCGCGATCTTCGTCGCCTTCATCGCAGCGCAGGCAGCCGCCATGTTCGGCGGGCACGACTACGTCCTGCGCACCACCGGAGTCACCTACGCGGAGTCCGCCAGGGAGGGCTTCGGCCAGCTGACGGTCGCCACTGCCCTGGTCCTGCTCCTGGTCGCCGGGGTGCGTGCCCGGGGCCGGGCCGACAGCGACCGGGAGCGCCGGGTGATGACGGTGATGAACGCCGCCCTGTGCCTCCTCACCCTCGTCGTCGTCGCCTCGGCCCTGCGACGCATGGCCCTGTACCAGGAGGCCTTCGGCTACACGGTCCTGCGCGTGAGCGTCGACCTCTTCGAGATCTGGCTCGGCGTCGTCGTGCTCGCCGTCCTCGTCTCCCTGTTCACCCCGACCCGGCGCTGGCTCGGCCGCACCGTGCTCGTCAGCGCGGCACTCGTGACGATCATCTGGTCCGTGGGCAACACGAGCGCCTGGGTCGCCGAGCGCAACATCGACCGGTGGGAGGCGACCGGGTCGCTCGACGAGCGCTACCTGGCGCGGCTCCCGGCCGATGCGGCGCCGGCCATCCACGAGAGCGCGCTGCCGAGGGAGGTCAAGGCGTGCATCCTCCGTGCCTCCCCCTCCCCGGACGCGTCCGACGACGGGCTGCCGGGGTGGAACCTCGCCCGGGAGCGCGCCGCGGACATCCGGGCGCAATACCCGGCGCCGAGGACCTGCACCCTCTCGACCGACTGA
- a CDS encoding biotin carboxylase N-terminal domain-containing protein, producing the protein MAISKVLIANRGEIAVRIARACADAGVGSVAVYAEPDRDALHVKVADEAYALGGTTPGDSYLLQDKLLQVAKDAGADAVHPGYGFLAENAEFAQAVMDAGLIWIGPGPQAIDALGDKAKAKHIAVKADAPLAPGTKDPVKDADEVVALAEEFGLPIAIKAVYGGGGRGLKVARTMEEIPELFDSAVREAVSAFGRGECLVEKFLDKPRHVETQCLADQHGNVVVVSTRDCSLQRRNQKLVEEAPAPFLTEEQNAELVRASKAILKEAGYVGAGTCEYLVAQDGTISFLEVNTRLQVEHPVTEEVTGIDLVREMLRIADGEELGYDDPVARGHSFEFRINGEDAGRNFMPAPGTVTRMRVPHGPGVRWDAGIEEGDTIAGAFDSMIAKLIVTGASREQALERSRRALAELVVEGMPTVIPFHQTIVSDHAFAPEDGEAFAVHTRWIETEFDNQIPPYGGEVGESEDEGERQKITVEVGGKRLEVVLPGDLALGGGGGAKKKKAPKRSGSGGGAVAASGDSLAAPMQGTVVKIAVEEGQEVAEGDLVVVIEAMKMEQPINAHKAGTITGLKAAVGETVNNGAVIADIKD; encoded by the coding sequence ATGGCCATCAGCAAAGTCCTCATCGCGAACCGCGGCGAGATCGCCGTCCGCATCGCCCGTGCCTGCGCCGACGCCGGCGTCGGCTCCGTCGCCGTCTACGCCGAGCCCGATCGTGACGCCCTGCACGTCAAGGTCGCCGACGAGGCGTACGCGCTCGGAGGCACGACGCCCGGCGACAGCTACCTGCTGCAGGACAAGCTCCTGCAGGTCGCCAAGGACGCGGGCGCCGATGCCGTCCACCCCGGGTACGGCTTCCTCGCCGAGAACGCCGAGTTCGCCCAGGCCGTCATGGACGCCGGACTGATCTGGATCGGGCCGGGACCGCAGGCCATCGACGCCCTCGGCGACAAGGCCAAGGCCAAGCACATCGCCGTCAAGGCGGACGCCCCGCTGGCTCCCGGCACCAAGGACCCCGTCAAGGACGCCGACGAGGTCGTCGCGCTCGCCGAGGAGTTCGGCCTGCCCATCGCCATCAAGGCGGTCTACGGCGGTGGCGGCCGCGGACTCAAGGTCGCCCGCACGATGGAGGAGATCCCCGAGCTCTTCGACTCCGCCGTCCGTGAGGCCGTCTCGGCCTTCGGCCGCGGCGAGTGCCTCGTCGAGAAGTTCCTCGACAAGCCGCGCCACGTCGAGACCCAGTGCCTCGCCGACCAGCACGGCAACGTCGTCGTCGTCTCGACGCGCGACTGCTCGCTGCAGCGCCGCAACCAGAAGCTCGTCGAGGAGGCCCCGGCCCCCTTCCTCACCGAGGAGCAGAACGCCGAGCTCGTCCGCGCCTCCAAGGCGATCCTCAAGGAGGCCGGCTACGTCGGCGCCGGCACCTGCGAGTACCTCGTGGCCCAGGACGGCACGATCTCCTTCCTCGAGGTCAACACCCGCCTGCAGGTCGAGCACCCGGTGACCGAGGAGGTCACCGGCATCGACCTCGTGCGCGAGATGCTGCGCATCGCCGACGGCGAGGAGCTCGGATACGACGACCCGGTCGCCCGTGGCCACTCCTTCGAGTTCCGCATCAACGGCGAGGACGCGGGCCGCAACTTCATGCCGGCCCCCGGCACGGTCACGAGGATGCGGGTGCCCCACGGCCCGGGTGTGCGTTGGGACGCCGGCATCGAGGAGGGCGACACCATCGCCGGCGCCTTCGACTCGATGATCGCCAAGCTCATCGTCACCGGGGCCAGCCGCGAGCAGGCGCTCGAGCGTTCCCGTCGCGCCCTGGCCGAGCTCGTGGTCGAGGGCATGCCGACCGTCATCCCCTTCCACCAGACCATCGTCTCCGATCATGCCTTCGCGCCCGAGGACGGCGAGGCCTTCGCCGTGCACACCCGCTGGATCGAGACCGAGTTCGACAACCAGATCCCGCCCTACGGTGGCGAGGTCGGCGAGTCCGAGGACGAGGGCGAGCGCCAGAAGATCACCGTCGAGGTCGGCGGCAAGCGCCTGGAGGTCGTTCTTCCGGGCGACCTCGCCCTCGGTGGTGGCGGTGGCGCCAAGAAGAAGAAGGCACCGAAGCGTTCCGGCAGCGGCGGCGGCGCCGTCGCGGCCTCCGGCGACAGCCTCGCGGCCCCGATGCAGGGCACGGTCGTCAAGATCGCCGTCGAGGAGGGCCAGGAGGTCGCCGAGGGTGACCTCGTCGTCGTCATCGAGGCGATGAAGATGGAGCAGCCGATCAACGCCCACAAGGCCGGCACGATCACCGGGCTGAAGGCCGCGGTCGGCGAGACCGTCAACAACGGCGCAGTCATCGCCGACATCAAGGACTGA
- a CDS encoding MFS transporter — MLALCGTVVSLQQTMVLPLLPELPVLIGTSTSNASWIITATLIAGAVATPVISRMADMYGKRRMILLTLAIVAVGALLGGTSTALALLILARVLQGIGMALVPVGIATMRDELEPEKVPLAVALMSATLAIGAGVGLPLGGYLAQAVDWHAVLWLPGVLAVVMLLLVLLTVSESPVRTAGAFDVRGAVLLSLALVLLLVAVSKGAAWGWTDARTLGAFGAGLVLLAIFVPVELRIPNPLVDIRTAAQPIVMSANAISVFMGFGMFVNMLVSTQLLQTPGETGYGLGLDALHAGLWMAPSAVAFGVLAPVSGWVTRRFGPELAIGLGGAIMTVSYLARIPLSGSVALVVAGTIVVTVGTALAYSALPTLIMRSVPVTETAAANGLNTLLRSVGTSSASAVTAAVFAASITAATGGYPSSGALVLMFVLAAVASGISTVLILPFLRRRAAEGDDQPSERLTVDHVVRGRVVDVHEDAVSGAIVTVMGGRGSHVDWARTDSAGDFSVATAGPMRHLFVVSAEGWSPVSVYADLTDDRTLAPFVLADRLTVRGLITDPQGRPAPDVSVVITKRTGGSVSWVRTHDDGRYTLPLPREGAYDLTAVDRGTRATRSRILTIGGRSVEMDLQLQEQPLSPVATGAADGPPRPGSR; from the coding sequence GTGCTCGCCCTCTGCGGGACCGTCGTCTCGCTGCAGCAGACGATGGTGCTGCCGCTGCTGCCCGAGCTGCCGGTCCTCATCGGCACGAGCACCAGCAATGCCTCGTGGATCATCACGGCGACCCTGATCGCCGGTGCCGTGGCCACCCCGGTGATCTCGCGCATGGCCGACATGTACGGCAAGCGGCGGATGATCCTGCTGACCCTGGCGATCGTCGCGGTCGGCGCGCTGCTGGGCGGTACCTCCACCGCGCTGGCCCTGCTGATCCTCGCGCGGGTCCTCCAGGGCATCGGCATGGCACTCGTCCCCGTCGGCATCGCGACGATGCGGGACGAGCTGGAGCCGGAGAAGGTCCCGCTCGCGGTCGCGCTGATGAGCGCGACGCTCGCCATCGGCGCGGGTGTCGGCCTCCCCCTCGGCGGCTACCTCGCCCAGGCCGTCGACTGGCACGCCGTCCTCTGGCTGCCCGGCGTGCTCGCCGTCGTCATGCTCCTCCTCGTCCTGCTGACGGTCTCCGAGTCGCCGGTCCGCACGGCCGGTGCCTTCGACGTGCGCGGGGCGGTCCTGCTCAGCCTCGCCCTCGTCCTGCTGCTCGTCGCCGTCTCGAAGGGGGCCGCCTGGGGCTGGACCGACGCCCGCACCCTCGGTGCCTTCGGGGCCGGCCTTGTCCTGCTCGCGATCTTCGTGCCCGTCGAGCTGCGCATCCCAAACCCGCTCGTCGACATCCGCACCGCCGCCCAGCCGATCGTGATGTCGGCCAACGCGATCTCCGTCTTCATGGGCTTCGGCATGTTCGTCAACATGCTCGTGTCCACCCAGCTGCTCCAGACCCCCGGGGAGACCGGCTACGGACTCGGGCTCGACGCCCTCCACGCCGGCCTGTGGATGGCACCGTCGGCCGTGGCGTTCGGGGTGCTCGCCCCGGTGTCCGGGTGGGTCACCCGACGCTTCGGCCCCGAGCTGGCCATCGGGCTCGGTGGCGCCATCATGACCGTCTCCTACCTCGCGCGCATCCCGCTCAGCGGCTCGGTCGCGCTCGTGGTCGCGGGCACCATCGTCGTCACCGTCGGCACGGCCCTGGCCTACTCCGCGTTGCCCACGCTGATCATGCGGTCCGTGCCCGTCACCGAGACGGCCGCGGCGAACGGCCTGAACACCCTGCTGCGATCAGTCGGCACGTCGAGCGCCAGTGCGGTCACCGCCGCGGTGTTCGCGGCGAGCATCACCGCGGCCACGGGCGGCTACCCGTCCTCCGGCGCGCTGGTCCTGATGTTCGTCCTCGCCGCCGTGGCCTCGGGCATCAGCACCGTCCTCATCCTGCCCTTCCTGCGCCGTCGGGCCGCCGAGGGCGATGACCAACCCAGCGAACGGCTCACCGTGGACCACGTGGTCCGCGGCCGGGTCGTCGACGTGCACGAGGACGCGGTCTCGGGCGCGATCGTCACCGTCATGGGAGGCCGTGGCAGCCACGTCGACTGGGCACGCACGGACTCTGCGGGTGACTTCAGCGTGGCCACTGCCGGACCGATGCGCCACCTCTTCGTCGTCTCGGCGGAGGGGTGGTCACCGGTGTCGGTCTACGCCGACCTCACCGACGACCGGACGCTGGCCCCCTTCGTCCTGGCGGACCGGCTGACCGTCCGGGGCCTGATCACCGACCCGCAGGGCCGACCCGCCCCCGACGTCTCGGTCGTCATCACCAAACGGACCGGGGGCTCGGTCTCGTGGGTGCGCACTCACGACGACGGCCGATACACGCTCCCGCTGCCCCGCGAGGGTGCCTACGACCTCACCGCCGTCGACCGCGGGACGCGGGCCACGCGCAGCCGCATCCTCACCATCGGCGGCCGATCCGTCGAGATGGACTTGCAGCTGCAGGAGCAGCCGCTCAGTCCGGTCGCGACGGGTGCAGCCGACGGGCCGCCTCGGCCAGGGTCCCGGTGA